In the Candidatus Alcyoniella australis genome, one interval contains:
- the argS gene encoding arginine--tRNA ligase: MKTEVVKLINAAIAAAQQDESLPPGDTPQWEISVPKEAGFGDLSCNVAFKLAKQARRAPRDVAQSIIDHLPDNALLRRAEVAGAGFINLFTARDALAEQLTALEAAGAGFGRIDLGKGLKVNIEFVSANPTGPLHVGHGRNAAVGDAAARVLEAAGYDVVREYYVNDTGVQIRNLGRTMLARCRELAGEQIELDQDMYHGEYVIELAKQLREQRESFPPTDDELDAVARWAADRLLQRIKDDLEQFRVPIDVWSSERTMVEAGEVDRALGDLEQHGHMFDQDGAKWFASTRWGDDKDRVVTKSDGSRTYFASDIAYHRDKFERGFDRLIDVWGADHHGYVPRMRSACAALGHDPDDFQVMLIQMVRLMREGQEVKMSKRSGEFETLADVVSEVGVDAARTIILSRRHDAHLDFDLDLAVKKTLDNPVYYIQYMHARICSVFAKAVEAGLTIPSVADVDPRLLQTADERQLIKTILSLPDAVASAARELEPHRITAWLQSLAGQFHPWYAGHRIISDDPELTAARLLMCKLVKQVTANALALIGVSAPERM, from the coding sequence ATGAAGACTGAGGTCGTCAAGCTGATCAACGCTGCGATCGCCGCCGCGCAACAAGATGAATCGCTGCCCCCAGGCGATACGCCGCAGTGGGAGATCAGCGTGCCCAAGGAGGCCGGGTTCGGCGACCTGAGCTGCAACGTGGCGTTCAAGCTCGCCAAGCAGGCCCGGCGCGCGCCGCGCGATGTGGCGCAATCGATCATCGATCATCTGCCGGACAACGCGCTGCTGCGGCGCGCCGAGGTTGCGGGCGCGGGGTTCATCAACCTGTTCACGGCCCGCGACGCCCTGGCCGAGCAGCTCACGGCCCTGGAGGCCGCGGGCGCGGGTTTCGGACGCATCGACCTGGGCAAGGGGCTCAAGGTCAACATCGAGTTCGTCAGCGCCAACCCCACCGGCCCGCTGCATGTGGGGCACGGCCGCAACGCGGCAGTGGGCGACGCTGCGGCGCGGGTGCTCGAGGCCGCGGGTTACGATGTGGTGCGTGAGTACTACGTCAACGACACCGGCGTCCAGATTCGCAACCTGGGGCGCACGATGCTCGCGCGCTGCCGCGAGCTCGCCGGAGAGCAGATTGAGCTGGACCAGGATATGTACCACGGCGAGTACGTCATCGAACTGGCCAAGCAGCTGCGCGAACAGCGCGAGAGCTTTCCGCCGACCGACGACGAGCTCGACGCTGTGGCGCGTTGGGCCGCGGACCGGCTGTTGCAGCGGATCAAGGACGACCTGGAGCAGTTCCGCGTGCCGATCGACGTCTGGAGTTCCGAACGCACAATGGTTGAGGCCGGAGAGGTCGACCGGGCCCTTGGCGATCTGGAGCAGCACGGGCACATGTTCGACCAGGACGGCGCCAAGTGGTTCGCCTCGACCCGCTGGGGCGACGATAAAGACCGGGTGGTGACCAAGTCCGACGGCAGCCGCACCTACTTCGCCTCGGACATCGCCTATCACCGCGACAAGTTCGAGCGCGGCTTCGACCGGCTGATCGACGTCTGGGGCGCGGACCATCACGGCTACGTACCGCGCATGCGCTCGGCCTGCGCCGCGTTGGGGCACGATCCGGACGACTTCCAGGTAATGCTGATCCAGATGGTGCGGCTGATGCGCGAGGGGCAGGAAGTTAAAATGAGCAAGCGCTCCGGGGAGTTCGAGACCCTGGCCGACGTGGTGAGCGAGGTCGGCGTGGACGCGGCGCGCACGATCATCCTCTCGCGCCGTCACGACGCGCACCTCGATTTCGACCTCGACCTGGCGGTCAAGAAGACCCTGGACAACCCGGTGTACTACATCCAGTACATGCACGCGCGGATCTGCTCGGTGTTCGCCAAGGCCGTCGAGGCCGGGCTGACGATCCCGAGCGTTGCGGACGTTGATCCGCGGCTGTTGCAGACCGCGGACGAGCGGCAGCTGATAAAAACGATCCTCAGCCTGCCCGACGCAGTGGCCTCGGCCGCGCGCGAGCTTGAGCCGCACCGCATCACCGCCTGGCTGCAA